A genomic region of Herbaspirillum sp. DW155 contains the following coding sequences:
- a CDS encoding phage tail tube protein, translated as MNLLAGTSSVSVDGVTYQLEGSLKYSVSKVKRETLTGQDGVHGYKETPIAGYMAFTLRDAGGLSVSDFNNMRNALVVAQLANGKTIIGNNMWTVEQQEVDTTDAKFDVRFESNSVTEQTAS; from the coding sequence ATGAACTTACTCGCGGGAACCTCGTCGGTTTCGGTCGATGGCGTCACCTATCAGCTGGAGGGTAGCCTCAAATACAGCGTTTCCAAGGTCAAACGCGAAACGCTGACGGGCCAGGATGGTGTGCACGGCTATAAGGAAACCCCCATTGCCGGTTATATGGCTTTCACCTTGCGCGACGCGGGTGGTTTGTCGGTATCCGACTTCAACAACATGCGCAATGCCCTGGTGGTGGCTCAGCTGGCCAATGGCAAGACGATCATCGGCAACAACATGTGGACCGTCGAACAGCAAGAAGTGGATACCACTGACGCCAAGTTCGATGTCCGTTTCGAGAGCAACAGCGTCACTGAGCAGACTGCGAGCTAA
- a CDS encoding phage tail assembly protein, with amino-acid sequence MTEEKSLTLKKPVKVGEQVIDQLTLKELTLAETGKVNKQADTFDKLALMISFSAGIPLLAAQQLCMSDAQAAGDIITSFLPDSPQTGDSSPQT; translated from the coding sequence ATGACCGAAGAGAAGAGCCTGACCCTGAAAAAGCCCGTCAAGGTGGGAGAGCAAGTCATCGATCAGCTGACGTTGAAAGAACTTACATTGGCTGAAACCGGCAAGGTGAATAAGCAGGCCGACACGTTCGACAAGTTGGCCCTGATGATTTCGTTTTCTGCCGGTATCCCCCTTCTTGCGGCACAACAGCTATGCATGAGCGATGCCCAAGCGGCTGGCGATATCATCACGTCTTTTCTGCCGGACTCCCCCCAAACTGGCGACAGCTCGCCGCAGACCTGA
- a CDS encoding phage tail tip lysozyme yields the protein MANNFQITISAIDKTTEVVRRINQQVDRMMAPFDRVAKSANSLGNEIGTNRLIKGLKGVARGAEVAGEKIRSIIAPLTAIIGVGSIAGITALAAGLGRTQLALRNQAVSIGMSTQELQVWQGAAKLASLSAEDMNGALAGVGEKLDNAFRTPETVRDMNAIGLEMHRLKNGSIDTGRAILDIASAMERQGNVETKKRIAEAFGVSSIFPLLVQGRAAVEKFFSDSSRITKPFSDQEIARAAAYQQQVLGLERSFDILKNSLGLAVLPAFERVTGAVGRLVERYGDVIATKVAEYGERIANWIDKTDWSRVVKDVGELVDNLGGVKTIAIALAAVTLAGPVAALASMAASAAKISALLLPVLTNPLVAGVAAALFSSDLNKGEDSELARRRAGATSAMAPTGSPLATQASVDQRKAYLISKMREDGYSDAQIAGTIGSLMQESNLDPTAVNSSSGAAGISQWLGPRKQEFERQYGKRVQDSSFEEQVNYMLWELRNTEKRSGSLLRRADTAEKAAQIHTWEYERPGVAEANVERRQANAVAVLAAMSAGQPTIGATVGAAPAVAASTPDRAPPSVGSPAAAGQSVVTVRFENAPKGMSVSVRNEGSVRAAVADPGQGGHL from the coding sequence ATGGCCAATAATTTCCAGATCACCATCAGTGCGATCGATAAGACCACAGAGGTCGTTCGCAGGATCAACCAGCAGGTCGATCGCATGATGGCTCCTTTTGATCGTGTGGCAAAGTCCGCCAACAGCCTTGGCAATGAGATTGGCACCAATCGTCTGATCAAGGGGTTGAAAGGGGTGGCTCGCGGGGCGGAGGTGGCAGGGGAGAAGATTCGTAGCATCATTGCACCGCTGACTGCCATCATTGGTGTCGGTTCGATTGCTGGCATTACGGCGCTGGCCGCCGGCCTTGGGCGCACGCAGCTCGCCCTGCGCAACCAGGCGGTGTCGATCGGGATGTCTACTCAGGAACTGCAGGTGTGGCAGGGTGCGGCGAAGTTGGCCAGCCTCTCCGCAGAAGACATGAACGGAGCCCTGGCCGGTGTTGGGGAAAAGCTAGACAACGCTTTTCGCACGCCTGAGACCGTGCGTGACATGAATGCGATTGGGCTGGAAATGCATCGGCTCAAGAATGGCTCAATCGATACGGGGCGCGCCATCCTGGATATCGCTTCCGCCATGGAGCGCCAGGGCAATGTGGAAACCAAAAAGCGTATTGCCGAGGCATTCGGTGTTTCGTCTATCTTCCCTCTGCTTGTGCAAGGGCGCGCTGCGGTCGAAAAGTTCTTTTCTGACAGCTCGCGGATCACGAAGCCCTTTTCGGATCAGGAGATTGCTCGGGCTGCAGCGTATCAGCAGCAGGTATTGGGCTTGGAGCGGTCGTTCGATATATTGAAAAATTCCCTAGGCCTCGCAGTCCTGCCGGCGTTTGAAAGAGTAACCGGCGCAGTTGGTCGGCTCGTTGAGCGGTATGGTGACGTGATTGCGACCAAGGTTGCCGAATATGGCGAGCGAATCGCCAACTGGATTGACAAGACGGACTGGTCTCGGGTGGTAAAGGATGTGGGTGAACTCGTCGACAACCTGGGCGGCGTCAAGACCATTGCCATAGCCCTTGCGGCGGTTACCCTGGCGGGTCCTGTAGCTGCGCTCGCATCAATGGCGGCAAGCGCAGCCAAGATTTCGGCTTTGCTGTTACCTGTCCTGACCAACCCGCTTGTCGCGGGAGTTGCCGCTGCCTTGTTCAGTTCAGATTTGAATAAAGGGGAGGATTCAGAGCTTGCCAGGCGCAGGGCTGGAGCGACATCAGCAATGGCGCCCACTGGGTCGCCCCTTGCTACGCAAGCCTCTGTCGATCAGCGCAAGGCCTATCTGATCAGCAAGATGCGTGAGGATGGCTACAGCGATGCGCAGATTGCCGGAACAATCGGTAGTTTGATGCAAGAAAGTAATCTTGACCCAACTGCAGTCAATTCAAGCTCGGGGGCGGCTGGCATTTCGCAATGGCTGGGCCCCCGCAAGCAAGAATTCGAACGGCAGTATGGAAAGCGCGTGCAGGATTCTTCTTTTGAAGAGCAGGTTAATTACATGCTCTGGGAGCTTCGAAACACCGAAAAGCGATCCGGGAGCTTGTTACGGCGGGCGGATACGGCCGAAAAGGCAGCTCAAATTCACACGTGGGAATATGAGCGTCCTGGTGTGGCGGAAGCCAATGTAGAACGCCGACAGGCCAACGCGGTCGCAGTGCTGGCGGCAATGAGTGCTGGTCAGCCCACAATTGGCGCCACGGTCGGGGCGGCTCCAGCGGTCGCTGCTAGTACGCCAGATAGAGCACCTCCTTCTGTTGGTTCGCCTGCGGCGGCTGGCCAGTCTGTGGTAACGGTGCGGTTTGAAAACGCCCCCAAGGGTATGTCAGTGAGTGTGAGGAATGAAGGATCGGTGCGCGCTGCCGTAGCCGATCCTGGGCAAGGAGGGCACTTATGA